In Podospora pseudocomata strain CBS 415.72m chromosome 4, whole genome shotgun sequence, the genomic stretch CTGACTTTGTGACACGGTAGGGCTCGTACAAGCTGGAGCTGGTCAGGattgaagagaaggaggagaagggggagaatCCGTGGCGGATTAGTGGGTTGGATGTCACGCTTGACTGGCAGGATAGGCCTAGTTCTTGAGGGCCAAATCAATCGTTGTCTCTTTAGCCAGCCTCGGCATCTTCTACCTGTGTCTAAAGTACTTTCCGTGGAAAGAAAATGTTTggctggatgatgaggtcCGTGTTTGTCTGAGAGAAATGCTAGAGGTACACGACCTTTCCTTTTGAGACGTGAATTACCCACAGTCTGGTTGGGGTTaggggaagggatggggtAAGAATAGGGATAGGGTATATCATCTGGTGAATATCGGGCCTTGCGATGGGTTAGCGTTAAAGCCGCGATGGTTCTCATGGGGCGATGGGTGTTTGAAAAGGGGTAACACTAGACTTTTTCCTGTGTCCCAGCCCCGAAACGGACTCCTGATACCTATCTAGACCGTGCCTCCGTCTACCTAGCTCTCCAATGGAACTATGGGGTTGTAATATGCAAACTTATTGAGGGGATCGTACTGTGCCTTGAGGGCACGTAGCTTCTCCAACCGCCACGGTTCATAGCCGTACATGGACTCCAGCGACTCGTGGCCCGCGGCATAGTTGACGTATGTCGTGGGCTTCCGCCATTCACCTTCGCCTGCGTTCCACAGATCCTCCGTTTCCCGAGCCCACTGGAAGGCAAAGTTCTCCAGGCCCGAGTTTGGTGGAGGCATGGCGTCGAAGTACCTGCGGTGAAATGTCAATACCGTGGTACAGCGGCAGGAACTGTTTCACTCACATCAGAAGATTATCGTCACGCAGTGGAAAAGCAGAGTCCTCCGGCTTGCCCCTCAGAACACCCTCAACGGCATAGCCTTCATGGACTAGCTTGGTGCCTGACAGCAACGGCTCCTTGGCGACCTTCTTGTTGTACAGGTCATAGAGCTGCCGCTGTACAGTGACGTTGTAGACTTGGAGGCCGGCTGTGCCTGTGATATGGACCTTGCTCGGCGCGCACAGATCTGATTCCAGTCCGCTGATCAAGATGTCTGATATGGAGGTGAATGGCACATCGCCTTCATCCACCGCCACGGGGCCGAGGGCATCGAACGGTGACAGATCCGCTGCGGCATCCTCTTTGGAGCCTCCGTAGATGAATGTCCAGAATATTGTGGCCTGAAGAACTGTTAGTGGTAGGCGGCGGTACCTGTGCTGGCCATTATCTCACCTCAGTAGTGCTCACGCTCGGCTCCATGGTGTAAACACCAAACGCCCCTCCCCACGTCGGCGAAAGGCTACCGTTTGCATGGAACTTATTCAGCTCCTCGAAGAGCGGCTCGACGTGTTTGTCTGTGAAGACGTAGTTCCTGTAGTAGTAAGACGGGACCGTGACCGGGTAAATCTTCATATCAAAACTGGTAACAATGCCAAAGTTGTGACCGGCGCCTCTCATCGCCCACCACAAGTCGGGATAGGATGTTTCGCTAACCGTGATGGCTGTTCCATTGGCGAGCACAACGTTCAGGCAGATCAGGTTGTCGGCTATGAGGCCATGGACGCCCTGCTGCACACCGTGACCGCCTCCCAATGCTGGTCCGACCATGCCGACGCAGGAGCAACTTCCAGTtgctgagaggaggaggaccatTGTTAATTTCTAAATAGTCGTTGATTATCAAGGCTAGGAAACTCACTTGTGACATAGCCCTCCTTCCAAAGGACGTCAATCGTCTCATAATTCCGCGCCCCAGCCTGGAGCTTAACCGTCATCGCATCCTTGTTGATGGAGATGTCTGTCAGACTTCTCACGTCGATCTGGATGCCGTTGAACCTTCCAACAGTTGACGTTAATGAGTGCCCGCGATTGACAACAAAGAAGTTGATACCATGCTCATTTGCATATTTCACCTAGTTCAAACTGTTGGTTATCTCGCTCTGAGTGGATAGGCAGGGACCGCTTACAATCGTCGGGATATCGTCCTCTACCCCGGGTTGAACAACAACCTGCACCTGCGGCACCGCGAAATCTTGATATCGCTCGGTAGCGTCCGACCAACGGGAGTCGTCTGGCCCAAAAATACTGGCATTCTTGGAAAGCAAAGGGCCGAGCCCTTGCTGGACAGACTCAGACGGCAAAGGGCTCTGTCTTGGAACTGGCATCTGAGCGTAGTCCTTTGGGTTGGTATACGCCGCAGCGAGGGcttgggtgagggtgatgccCAGTGCAACAAAACAATAGAGCGACGGCATCGTTGTGAAGATACAATGCTTGGGCAGATTAGGAGAAGTCTATGGGGGTCCAGAATTGAACGGGCTGATCAAGATGGTGAGATGCATGTAGATGTAGTTACCGACAGGATGGATTCACGACTTTCAGATCCCGCCGTGGCGGCGGGGTGCGGAACACCGGAAATGGCCATGGTAGTATCATCCATCGCAGAAGATCGGGTTTGGATTGGGCGTGTTGGTGGTATGGTACGATTTTGCCCCGAAATATCTCGGCTTTCAACCGAGTAAGCACCAACCAGCTTCTGTTGGTAACGTCAAAGTCTTGGAACGTTCTCAACTCCACCTAGCTCCGACCAGCTGGTCCAGATTCTTCGAAGTGTCATAGGAAAAGGTCAAGGTGATTGCTATTTGAAAGTGAAATTGCAACATATTCGTTACCAGAGAGGTGCCAAAGAAGATACAAATAATGCCAGAAATGCCCAAGTGAAGCGAATTGAGAAAGTTGTTCTAAAGGGATTGCCGGTACTTGAAAGTTGGTAGATTAGAAATCGATGACTTTCGATGTGGGATGGCTTCCTTTTGTAGAAACCTTGGTTAGTAATGAAGCTTTTCTACAACTGTTGGTTGGTCGGCGGTTCCAGGTAACAGCACATATAAAACCAAGATCCGGAACGGTGGAGAAACGCACATTGCTGTTATGAGGTATGATGTCAAGATCATAGTAGGTGTTCATATGTCCTACTTGAGCAAAACTTCAATTCTCCCAAACAGAAGGCCAACGCCCCTATCCAATCTACCAGGAATTCAACTTCCGCAACCTGACATAAACCTTCTGCGGCTGTCTCGAAATTCCATCAAACCCAGCATAACCCCCCAAAGCCTCTGGAATCTCCAACAACTCAAAATTCCAAACCACCAACGCCATAATCGTTCTAATCTCCAGATGcgccagcttcctcccccaacatTGTCTGATACCCATGCCGAATCCCAACTGCGGTCCCGCGCCTGCATCAAACTccacacccccatcctccttggTGACAAGCCAGCGCTCAGGCTCAAACAGCTTCAGATCCTTGGACTCATCCCAATGAGGCCGTCTCTTCGCCGCCTTGGACGTCGGGCTACGAGCATTCTCGTTTACAGGCAGCGAAGGGGAGAGGTATCCAGGTCCGGCATTGACCATAAAGACCTGGCATCCTTTAGGGATCTTGTAGCCCAGAATTTCGGTGTCTTCCGTAGCCTCCCTTGTCATGCTGAATGGTGTCAGGCGCAGCGTCTCCTCGATGACCGCCTCAAGGTAAGGAATTCTCGCTCGGCGAAGTTCTTCAAAGGTGGGGAAGCGTTTTTCTGCAACAGCCTCCGGAAGAGCAGAGTACAGTGCATCGCGGAGTTTAGACTGGGCTTCGGGGTAGCCAGTCAAATACTTGGTAACCCATCCCATTGATCCCCCTGTGGTATGATGACCGGCGATCATGTCTGCAAAAATCTAGCAGAGGATTTTCGTTAGCACAACCTTCTTTTCGGCTACTTGATGCGGCCACGCTCACCTCATCGACCATGATGTGACTGTTCAACAGAGGCTCACGCCCTTGTTTCTCAGCTGCAATTTTCTCCCGCATCAGATGGTGCTCCAGAGCTGTCTTGACCTCGCCCGCTTCAAAATTCCGAATCGCCACGTCGAGCTGCTTGGGGACGACTTGTTCCTTTTGTGAGAAGATCTTCCGGAACCATGGCTGTTggctccaccaccagaaaCTGAGTTTGGGCGCCCAGGCAATTGTGGTCTTTTCCAAGACATCAGGTGCGTGATGGACAGCGGCGAGGAATGGCGAGATTGGAGTCTCAGGAAAGATCACAGGCTCGTCCTTGCTGGCTGGGGGGATTTGCGAGGGCCTCATATTGGATATCGTCTCCAACTGAGGGTCCGTTGCCGAGTCTGGAATATTTCCGCCGAAGGCGTAGTGAACCATGGTGTCGAGGGCAGCGTGGTAGTAATCCGACCTCACAGAAAACGGTCTCCCATCGGCAAGCTTCATCTTTGCCTCGAAAAGCTTGACGAGCTTCAACCCCTCGCTGTGAAGAAAAGGGCCCATGAAGCTGTTCAGGAAGTTTGGTGCCATCAAGTCTTGCttgaggtggcggcgggctCGGAAGGTGGGGTCGTTGGTCTTGTACCTCGCATTCCAATCACCCAAAGCGAGGAGCCCGTCGATCAAGAACTGAGGCTTCTCAAACTCGGTGCGGCGCATCAAAATGTCCTGAGCTTCGTGGAAATCGCCCACCAGGATCCATGGCTTGGAAAACGGACGGATGAAGACTTGGCAGATGGGTTCACCCATTCGTTCGACCTGATGGGCTAGCCACATGCTAAACTCTCCCGTGACGCTGATTTCCCTGCTCATGGCTGGTGCGTCACCGAACAACGACTTTGTAGCTTCCGTGTTGAACGGAATGCCGGGGAGCGGTTTGGGAAGCAGCCATTGGTACAGCAAATAAGAACCAAGGACTGTGAGCGAAACAGCCAGCCAGAGTGTGGCTGTTGGCGACAGGAAGCTAGTAAGCGTCGTATAGATGTTCAGAAGAGCCATATTGTAGGAGTTTGCACTGAAGGGCACTGTTAGGGGACGGTTGTGTTGAGCCTAATACAAATGCTTCCATACGCAATGGGGAAAGATGAGCAGAAGTTCCAACCCATGATGGCAGCAGTGAAGGTGGTTTCCCGCCAGGCTCGGCGTCAGCACCGATGGCCCCCACCGGGACCGGAAACCATGCTACGTCGGCCGATTCATTTCTGTGTTACAACCAGCTTTGCCTGAGCGGGCCCGCTCACAAAGGCTGAGGCCCGGGCACGCACGAGAGTGAGTTTGAGGGTCAGTCTGAGCCGAGAAATGTCGGCCGATATCTGCCGGTCGGAAGGTACCGGCTCGACTGCTCGGAGGGAACGGATGTATAGCTTTCAGAGAGAGTAGCACCGAGCCAGAAAATTGATTATCGTCCACCCAACTATTTGTAGGTGCTCATATGAGGACTACACTAGGAGACGAGGGAGCTGTGCATGAGTGTGAGGCATATTATTGTGCGTGCACATAGGAATCATGTCTGCTCATTTGTGTTGCATAACCTGCGGGATGCTGCCTCCTTTACAGCTTCATAAATGGCCAAGGGGCACTTTCGTTTCTACATATCACATAAGGTAATCCATGTGTAGAATACCTTATCATTTTCACTATGTCATTTCTCTATGGAGAGCATCGCGCGGCCCAACGCTGCCTGTCTCCATTCTATAATGTAGTAGGTAAATAGGTAAGGCAGGCAACTGGCACAACAATACCATTATTGCTATGACATGGGGAAAAGACACAGTATCTATTTGCGATTCCAGGATCATCAGTTGAGAGCAGCTTCGTAAGTTTGACATGACCCTATTTCCCAACACCCTAACGCCTGTCTTGTGTTCATGCAATATTCACGTATAAATCCATATCTTCAAAACCAACTAAATACACTCATATCAGTTGTTGGTGTATTCTCAGCCAAGAACTCTACTTCGGCATAGTCTGGCGTCTGTAGGCAATTCCACGCCTCCGACAGCTGAAGTGCGGGATCAGTGACGACGATTGGATCGGTATCCAGTCTCATTAGTGTGTTGGCCTCGCTAACCGTGGTATCACTGATCTTCTCTATCTTTCCAAGAAGGCGTGTGAGCGTTCTTGCGCCCACCTCAGCCATGTGGTTCATATCGGCAAGAGTTTGTAGTCGGCCCAGCGCACTCCTTACAGCCTGGATGCACTCGTCCTTAGTAACGTCAGTGACGCCTACTCCGAAGGGATCTGAGGACTTCGTCATGCTGGTAGTGGACCCCCTTCGGAGTGTGGTCTCTGCTTTTGGTGGGAAGTTTCCGTCGGAGCAGAGACACAAAAGGACCACTGCAGCCTCAAAGGTTGGGATGATGAGACTCGCATGGCGTGTGTGTGAGccacccatcatcagatGGAGGGCAGAGACACCTTCAAGTAAGTTTAGTGCTATGACGGCCAGCGCTCGCTTGTGGGATGAGAGCAATATCTGCTTGTAGGCTGGGAGTTGCTGAATCGAGTTGGCCTCCTGAAATAGCGCAGGGCGGAAGTTGTGGCAAAGCGACTCCAAGATAGCCATATGAAACATCTGACGCTGTAACGGTAAGGTTGGAAGACGGGTATCCCACTTGTCGCATGTGTCAGGGTAGAGAGCAAAGACAGGTGGTATTTCGGGAAGAAACTCGCTGCAGAACTTCTCGTATCGTTCCTCTGCAGCAATGGGGTCGTATTCAGTCGCGTTCCCGGAACCATGAGTCCGCCAGAAGTTGGCTAGCTGTGCCTCGAGCACGCGCTCGGTGAACAGGTCAGGAGCATCGGCTTGAGGGACGTCGTCGAGGCCAAGCACAAGGTGCATTCGAGGCATGGTGTCAGGGTTCAGTGCGTCTGGTAAGAAAGGGATTTGATCCAGACGTTTAGATAGCACACTGTCCCAGACATAAAGATTGCAAAACGTCCTCCGTCTCATTTCCTTTTCGAGCTCGTCCATGTTGGGGCTGTAAAAACCTGATGTGGCATCAACATGCAGCCCAATTCTCTGTGCCACTCGAACAGCGCAACTTAGCGCTTCCCAGTGCGCATTTGTTCGGCCCTGGCACAGGGACCTCAGCCCAGCAAAAGCGACGTGCTGAACCCGTATAAGAGACCCGTGTGCGTCGAGGCGTGAGCAGATTGGTGTGAGTGCATCGGCCACTCTATCACAGGACTTACGGATGTCAGCCAGCGGCACTCCCCTGATGCTGTCGATAGTACAGGTCGGCGAAGGGAGGAATTGAGAGGCATAGGAACATATCCTGAGAACCAGCACTGCAAACTCGATACCGTAGGCAGTCGATGTCCGCTCCATTTCCCACCATTTCTGATAATGTGAAAGAAACCAAGGCGGATATATGAGCTGATCCATCCTGGGTTGAAGCCTTGTCAGCTACTCTTTTGTTGAATAGGTAACGTGGTTGGACAAATTGCATCGGCGGAACTTACCAGCTAACCTCCGCGATGAAATACCGTACCAGAAAGTCGAGGATGGAACGATTAGGCATTGAAGCGAACAGCCTTTGGGCTATGATCGCCGTTTCTTCTGGCACTGGCACGGGCTCGCTGCTGTGCCCCGTTGCATCGTCATCTGCCCCTAGCTGTGAGGCGTGGTAAGCGTGAGAAAAGACGTCTGACTCGGACGCAACTTACCTTTCTCACCAGAGCAATCGTGTTGGATTTGCTATTCTCAAAATACCCGAAAACCTCCGCAAGGGATGTCGGTTCTCTCCCCTCTTTGAGACCCCCCCAGTTGATCGTGTCCTGGACTGAAGATGAAGCAGAGGGCCTCCTTTCAGCCTGAGCCTCTTGTTGGCTCTCATCTGTTTGGATTTCGTCATCATGAAGGTGGTCTTtctgggtttgggatggacTGGGTGGTAATGTAGCTTGAGAAGGGTTGTAGGCGCATTGTTCGGGGCGTCGACGGCGGCTGCAATGGTTACATGGATACTGCCGGTTGCACTGTGACGGGATAGCATGTCAGTTAGGGACTTGATGCCAAGATTCCCTGGTATGTGCAATTGCAACCAACCTTCTGTTTCCTGGTGTAACAAGGGATACATGATGAAACCACCCGTTTTCTCTGGCTTGATTGCATTGTCGATTCGGCGTTCAGGGTGCTGAAAGAGGTATCAACTTCACCAGGGTCCAGACTCGGTTTCCCCAGCATCCCCTCGTGGGCTACCTATTTACTTTAAGTGCGAGCAGAGCCGACTTTGTCAAGTGGGAGAAGATATCCCACGCCTCTGAGCCGCATTGTGGGATAGCTGTGTGGAGCTGTACTACTAGTGTGGTCCTCTACAACAAATGTAACCCGTTAGCAACGATCAATC encodes the following:
- a CDS encoding hypothetical protein (antiSMASH:Cluster_4; EggNog:ENOG503NXRX; SMCOG1138:FAD linked oxidase domain protein; CAZy:AA7; COG:C), which codes for MPSLYCFVALGITLTQALAAAYTNPKDYAQMPVPRQSPLPSESVQQGLGPLLSKNASIFGPDDSRWSDATERYQDFAVPQVQVVVQPGVEDDIPTIVKYANEHGINFFVVNRGHSLTSTVGRFNGIQIDVRSLTDISINKDAMTVKLQAGARNYETIDVLWKEGYVTTTGSCSCVGMVGPALGGGHGVQQGVHGLIADNLICLNVVLANGTAITVSETSYPDLWWAMRGAGHNFGIVTSFDMKIYPVTVPSYYYRNYVFTDKHVEPLFEELNKFHANGSLSPTWGGAFGVYTMEPSVSTTEATIFWTFIYGGSKEDAAADLSPFDALGPVAVDEGDVPFTSISDILISGLESDLCAPSKVHITGTAGLQVYNVTVQRQLYDLYNKKVAKEPLLSGTKLVHEGYAVEGVLRGKPEDSAFPLRDDNLLMYFDAMPPPNSGLENFAFQWARETEDLWNAGEGEWRKPTTYVNYAAGHESLESMYGYEPWRLEKLRALKAQYDPLNKFAYYNPIVPLES
- a CDS encoding hypothetical protein (SMCOG1034:cytochrome P450; COG:Q; antiSMASH:Cluster_4; EggNog:ENOG503P196); this translates as MALLNIYTTLTSFLSPTATLWLAVSLTVLGSYLLYQWLLPKPLPGIPFNTEATKSLFGDAPAMSREISVTGEFSMWLAHQVERMGEPICQVFIRPFSKPWILVGDFHEAQDILMRRTEFEKPQFLIDGLLALGDWNARYKTNDPTFRARRHLKQDLMAPNFLNSFMGPFLHSEGLKLVKLFEAKMKLADGRPFSVRSDYYHAALDTMVHYAFGGNIPDSATDPQLETISNMRPSQIPPASKDEPVIFPETPISPFLAAVHHAPDVLEKTTIAWAPKLSFWWWSQQPWFRKIFSQKEQVVPKQLDVAIRNFEAGEVKTALEHHLMREKIAAEKQGREPLLNSHIMVDEIFADMIAGHHTTGGSMGWVTKYLTGYPEAQSKLRDALYSALPEAVAEKRFPTFEELRRARIPYLEAVIEETLRLTPFSMTREATEDTEILGYKIPKGCQVFMVNAGPGYLSPSLPVNENARSPTSKAAKRRPHWDESKDLKLFEPERWLVTKEDGGVEFDAGAGPQLGFGMGIRQCWGRKLAHLEIRTIMALVVWNFELLEIPEALGGYAGFDGISRQPQKVYVRLRKLNSW
- a CDS encoding hypothetical protein (EggNog:ENOG503NZXG; COG:K; antiSMASH:Cluster_4): MLGKPSLDPGEVDTSFSTLNAESTMQSSQRKRVVSSCIPCYTRKQKCNRQYPCNHCSRRRRPEQCAYNPSQATLPPSPSQTQKDHLHDDEIQTDESQQEAQAERRPSASSSVQDTINWGGLKEGREPTSLAEVFGYFENSKSNTIALVRKLGADDDATGHSSEPVPVPEETAIIAQRLFASMPNRSILDFLVRYFIAEVSWMDQLIYPPWFLSHYQKWWEMERTSTAYGIEFAVLVLRICSYASQFLPSPTCTIDSIRGVPLADIRKSCDRVADALTPICSRLDAHGSLIRVQHVAFAGLRSLCQGRTNAHWEALSCAVRVAQRIGLHVDATSGFYSPNMDELEKEMRRRTFCNLYVWDSVLSKRLDQIPFLPDALNPDTMPRMHLVLGLDDVPQADAPDLFTERVLEAQLANFWRTHGSGNATEYDPIAAEERYEKFCSEFLPEIPPVFALYPDTCDKWDTRLPTLPLQRQMFHMAILESLCHNFRPALFQEANSIQQLPAYKQILLSSHKRALAVIALNLLEGVSALHLMMGGSHTRHASLIIPTFEAAVVLLCLCSDGNFPPKAETTLRRGSTTSMTKSSDPFGVGVTDVTKDECIQAVRSALGRLQTLADMNHMAEVGARTLTRLLGKIEKISDTTVSEANTLMRLDTDPIVVTDPALQLSEAWNCLQTPDYAEVEFLAENTPTTDMSVFSWF